The Echinicola rosea genome has a segment encoding these proteins:
- a CDS encoding RagB/SusD family nutrient uptake outer membrane protein, with product MKKTAKKYIKKAAHLLLGASLVGAVISCENDFLEEKPLDFLNSDVVLTNPEGFESAITGLYESVRHLYFREDGSKMQAMYYGTDVATTGDRSLADFKDYGTWLTPTLYAVDHYWNWGYRNLMPRANTIIQYATEADFWDSEEQRNAVIAEARFFRAYAYNFLANLYGDVPIVDQLYRAPKADFQRSPRGEVYDFAKQDLEFAAQWLPDEASVDGRVTKAAAYHLLAEVYISLGDYSAAIDAATNVIDDGNYDLMRERFGAWVDQPGDVISDLHAQDNQNRSTGNMETIWNLQFEPRSTPGGTVENSKWKGVTWLRAWGPKWWEITDPNGEPGMELSVDSLGRGVAWVRPTNYYSYEIWEDEGDVRNSSFNIRRTYYYNNPASEYFGQEVQLDPNRLDSMVQFYPMLTKIEGTAEYLEGANYGRSFKDVYLMRLAETYLLRAEAYFLNGNADLAAEDINEIRLRAKAAPIAAGDVDLDFILDERARELIIEENRRLTLNRMGKLVERTKRYNPQSGPTIQDYHALFPIPQTTIDANIEAEMSQNPGYL from the coding sequence ATGAAAAAAACAGCTAAAAAATACATCAAAAAAGCAGCGCATTTATTGCTAGGAGCAAGTTTAGTGGGCGCTGTGATCTCTTGCGAAAATGATTTCTTGGAAGAAAAACCTTTGGACTTCCTGAATTCTGATGTGGTCCTGACCAATCCAGAGGGCTTTGAAAGTGCCATCACCGGGCTTTACGAGTCCGTAAGGCACCTTTACTTCCGCGAGGACGGCTCTAAAATGCAGGCCATGTACTATGGCACCGATGTAGCCACCACAGGAGACCGGTCATTGGCAGATTTTAAGGATTATGGTACTTGGCTTACCCCCACGCTTTATGCGGTGGACCATTACTGGAACTGGGGATACCGGAACTTGATGCCTCGGGCAAATACCATCATCCAATATGCAACAGAAGCAGATTTTTGGGATAGTGAAGAACAGCGAAATGCGGTCATCGCAGAAGCCAGGTTTTTCAGGGCATATGCCTATAATTTCTTGGCAAATTTGTACGGTGATGTGCCCATTGTGGATCAGCTTTACCGGGCACCTAAGGCAGATTTTCAGCGTAGCCCAAGGGGAGAAGTATATGATTTTGCCAAGCAGGACCTAGAGTTTGCGGCACAATGGCTTCCCGATGAGGCCAGTGTGGATGGCCGGGTGACGAAGGCGGCGGCGTACCATTTGCTCGCCGAAGTGTACATTAGTCTCGGTGATTACAGTGCTGCCATTGATGCGGCGACCAATGTGATCGATGATGGTAATTACGACCTGATGAGGGAACGTTTTGGCGCTTGGGTGGATCAGCCGGGAGATGTTATTTCGGATCTTCACGCCCAAGATAACCAAAACCGATCCACTGGAAACATGGAGACAATTTGGAACCTCCAATTTGAACCACGGTCCACACCGGGAGGAACGGTCGAAAACAGCAAATGGAAAGGTGTGACTTGGCTAAGAGCTTGGGGACCAAAATGGTGGGAAATTACCGACCCCAATGGCGAGCCGGGAATGGAGCTTTCTGTGGACAGCCTTGGGCGTGGCGTAGCTTGGGTGAGACCGACCAATTATTATTCCTATGAAATATGGGAGGACGAAGGGGATGTCAGAAATTCCTCGTTTAACATTCGCAGGACTTATTATTATAATAACCCAGCGTCTGAGTACTTTGGTCAAGAAGTGCAGCTGGATCCAAATCGTTTGGACTCCATGGTACAGTTTTACCCGATGCTGACCAAAATAGAAGGTACTGCCGAATACTTAGAAGGCGCCAATTACGGGCGTTCGTTTAAAGATGTTTATTTAATGCGACTTGCAGAAACCTATCTATTGCGGGCTGAAGCGTATTTTCTAAATGGGAATGCAGATTTGGCTGCGGAAGATATAAACGAGATACGGCTGAGAGCCAAGGCAGCTCCAATCGCAGCAGGGGATGTTGACCTCGATTTTATATTGGACGAAAGGGCCCGAGAGCTCATCATTGAAGAAAATAGAAGATTAACACTGAATAGAATGGGAAAACTCGTGGAGCGCACCAAAAGATATAACCCTCAAAGTGGTCCGACGATCCAGGATTATCATGCATTGTTTCCGATTCCTCAGACGACCATTGATGCGAACATCGAGGCGGAAATGTCCCAGAATCCAGGTTACCTATAA